The following coding sequences lie in one Oryctolagus cuniculus chromosome 7, mOryCun1.1, whole genome shotgun sequence genomic window:
- the LOC103350072 gene encoding neuroblastoma breakpoint family member 6-like protein, producing MAVPPSTVPGTMANSSALDTYYDLRAKLERSQQNVQDLREKFLTARATVYFLANRLQRHGCEEYKDLIASVLEEKPDFEEMRSAARLGGQDSLVQARARELTHLRRKIQEGREVCSLFAQHLKDMGQAFEGLLRSMDVARHLRQRFCEQLAQGSQLAESLARKLTAENHNDQKSGDREETLAQRPHREHQGEGGSVEPEDAVDERYLTPSGQRNCDQPSSRDTVLSEAQEATSAEDAGQDEIQKLQQHLKQTMVVNVSLRQMLQRHLSTVDRDSGCTSNLYWQVLDSIVQLYDENMVLREKYQRLPVCRNPACRGNN from the exons ATGGCAGTACCTCCCAGCACTGTTCCTGGCACAATGGCTAACAGCAGTGCCCTGGACACCTACTACGACCTGCGGGCCAAGCTGGAGAGGAGCCAGCAGAACGTCCAAGACCTGAGAGAGAAATTCCTCACTGCCAGAGCTACTGTTTACTTCCTGGCCAACCGCCTGCAGAGGCATG GGTGTGAGGAGTACAAAGACCTCATTGCATCGGTGCTGGAGGAGAAGCCTGACTTTGAGGAGATGCGATCAGCTGCGAGGCTGGG CGGACAAGACTCCCTAGTTCAGGCTCGGGCCAGAGAACTCACCCACTTACGGCGCAAGatacaggaagggagagaggtctgCTCCCTCTTTGCCCAGCACCTGAAGGACATGGGCCAGGCTTTTGAGGGCCTCCTCAGGAGCATGGACGTTGCCCGCCACCTTAGACAGAGATTCTGTGAACAGTTGGCCCAAGGAAGCCAGCTGGCAGAGAGCCTTGCCAGAAAGCTCACGGCGG AGAATCACAATGATCAGAAAtctggagacagagaggagacccTGGCCCAAAG GCCCCACAGAGAGcaccagggggagggagggagtgtggaaCCTGAGGACGCAGTGGATGAACGGTATCTGACTCCTTCTGGCCAGCGCAACTGTGATCAGCCTTCCAGTAGAGACACCGTCCTGTCTGAGGCACAAGAAGCCACCTCTGCTGAGGACGCAGGCC AAGATGAGATCCAGAAACTACAGCAGCATCTGAAGCAGACCATGGTGGTCAACGTCAGCCTGCGACAGATGCTGCAGCGTCACCTCAGCACCGTGGACAGAGACAGCG GATGCACCTCCAACCTCTACTGGCAGGTCCTGGATTCCATTGTTCAGCTGTATGATGAAAACATGGTCCTCAGGGAAAAATACCAGAGACTCCCAGTGTGCAGGAACCCTGCCTGCAGAG GTAACAACTGA